In the Cellvibrio sp. KY-GH-1 genome, CCCAAGGTGCTATTTATTTGTTTGGCTATTCTGCCGGCGGTAATCTTGCTTTTGAAGTTGCACGCGTATTGGAAGCGCGCGGGCATCGATTGGGTGGATTGATTTTGCTGGATTCCGTGCGACGCAGACAAACTGGCCAGGCGCGACCTGCAGCGCAAATTACCCAAGACCTGCAGGATGCGTTTGCGCGCAACCACCTGAGCTTGGATGATTCAATGCTCGCACCCTTGGTGGAGCAAGCGTATCGCTACGGACTTTATATGGAGGGGTTGATTAACTCTGGCGCCTTGCAAACGCCCGTGCATTTAATTAAGGCAGATATTCCGGTTGATAACACTGACGATTACGGCTGGGCTGATGCGAGTACACATCTGTATATTCATGCTGGTAAGGGAGAACACCTGGAGCTGCTAGCCAGCCCCAACCTTGACCACAACACCCGGTTGATTGCGGCGTGTTTGAGCGAGGAAGCTTACATTGCTTCCGCGCAGATTCGCGCCTGGAAAATAAAAGAACCTGAACTTCCCTAGGTATCCAGTAAACCACACACATCAACTAAACCACAGCCAACAACAACCCGGTTTTCACCGGGTTGTTGTTGCGCTTTACAAATCATCACCTCAATTAACCCACCAAACTGTTATAGTAAAAACCGCTTTAAGCCACCCTCGGCAACACCCTTTCCACAAAGTTAATCGAGCTGTAGTACCCGTTGGCTGCGCAAACTCCAGGCGCACAGGGGTATGATTGAGAACATTTATGTCTGCTTCCGAGTTATCTGTCACCCAACACAATGCACTTCCACTCCCCGGTTTTGCTGAACAACTTTCCACCCGCCTGGCTTTTTTAATTACCGGGCTCGCTATGTCCGCCTGGGCGCCGCTGGTTCCTTTCGCACAGGAGCGACTGGGCGTGAACGAGGCCACACTGGGTGCGCTGCTGCTGTGCCTCGGTGGCGGCTCCCTGATTGCCATGCCACTGACCGGCCCGCTGGTTAACAAATTTGGCTGCAAAAAATTTATCACCCTGAGCCTATTGCTGATGTGTTTCAGCCTGGTATTTCTGGGCATAGTCGCGAGCGTACCCGGCCTCGCACTGACTTTATTAATTTTTGGTTTATCGCTCGGTGCCACCGATGTCGCCATGAATATGCAGGCGGTTATCGTGGAGAAAGCCAGCGGCCGCAGCATGATGTCCAGCTTCCATGGTTTTTATAGCTTGGGAGGAATTTTTGGTGCGGTGATTATCAGCGGATTACTCTGGCTATCACTCTCGCCCTTTCATGCGTTATTGATACTGACCGTAATACTGCTGGTGATGCTGGCGTACGCAGCCCCTAAACTTTTAACCTATGGCAGCACCGGAAATAAAACGGGCAGCGAAAAACGCGATCCATTTTTTGTATTTCCGCGCGGCAAAGTGTTATTGCTCGGCGTGCTCTGCTTTATTGTTTTTTTAGCGGAAGGCTCAGTGTTGGATTGGAGCGCAGTGTTCCTTACCAAGGTGCGCGAGGTAAACCCGGTACATGCAGGCCTGGGCTTTGCCTGTTTCTCCGTCGCCATGACCATTGCACGTTTAACCGGTGATCGTATTGTACAAGCGCTGGGAGGAAAACGAATTTTATTGTGGGGTGGCAGCTGTGCGGCGCTCGGCTTTGCCATTGTCGTTTTTGCTCCCTACACCCTCACCGCCTACCTTGGCTTTACGCTGATTGGTTTGGGGGCATCCAACATTGTTCCCGTACTATTTACAGCGGCGGGCAATCAAAAATCCATGCCGATGAGTTTAGCTATTTCAGCGGTAGTCAGTTTGGGTTATGCGGGATTACTAGCGGGGCCGGCGTTGATTGGCTTTATCGCCGAACTCACCAGCCTTTCAATTGCGCTTTGTATTGTAGCTCTTGGACTTATTGCACTAGCGGCTTGCGCCAACAAAGTTACACGTACGGAATAACGAAATAACATTAAAAATGCTGCGCCCTTTGGGCGCAGCATTTCAGATCGTTGACAAACCCCACCCTAAAAAAGTGGGGTTTTATTTTTTTAGCTCGCGCTGTGCATCAACCGCATTTCTGGCGATTGATTTCCAATCCGTTCATTTTTCTCGATAAAACGCGATATAAGTATCCACAGCGCTTGAACAAGGCCTAACACCACCAATGGATTATAAAAACGCGCCAGCAACAGCGCTATCTTCTTCATATTCTGGCACGCAGCCGCCAACAAACACTGGCCACTCACGCGACGCAAGCCGCGATAACGTGCATATCTATGACCGTGCAATTGTTTCGCGTCGGCAAAGCTGCGCTCCACCGTTTCCTTTCTGCGTTGATAAATCCGTTTGCCTTGCTCGGTGAGTCGTCGCGCATCAGTGCGCTCCACACTGTCTTGCCACACATGGCGTGTGATGACTTTGGTGTGGTTGCGACTGCGCGTGCATTGATCCAAAAACGGACAGCGTTTGCATTGCTCTGAATCGGAGCGGTATTCGCGATAGCCCAATCGGTTGGTGGTGTTATATGAAATCAACTGACCCGCCGGACAGGTGTAATGATTCTGATCGGCATCAAACACAAATTTGCGCCTGGCAAATAAGCCTTCCGCTTTGTTGGGGCGGCGATAGCCAATAACGCCCTCAATATTGCGATCTTCCAAACCTTTGCAGATGCCTGCAGTTTTGTAGCCTGCATCCAATCCCACCGTGTACGGATAAATATTGAAGGCCGTTAATTGGCGATCCAGGCGTGCCAAATAAGGTTTGCTGTCATGCACGTTGCTCGGTGTGACGTGGGTGTCCGTGATGATGTTGTATTTACCATCCACGGTGCGATGGTCGAGATAATAAAATCCTTGGGGCTTGCCTTCGCGTGTTAAATAACCACTATCGGGATCAGTGGTGCTGACTTTAATGTCGCGGGTTTTTGGCTCGGTATCGCCCGCTTTTTCTTTTAGTGGGGCTTTGCCGTTGGCAATTCGGTCTTCATCAATCGCCACTTCCAACGCGGTTAAATAATCCGTCGGCGTTTGCGTGACGGTGTGAATTTCAAACTTCTTTTTATTGGCATTGGCTTTCATGTGGGTGCTGTCGGTGTAAAGCACATCGCCGCCCACCAAGCCGTGGCCAATTGCTTGGCGAACAATCTCATCAAAAATTTGTTGCTCAATATCAGTCGCTAAAAACCGGCGCCGACGTTGCTGGCTAAAGGTGGAGGCATCAATGATTTTATCCGTGAGACTCAACCCCAAAAACCAACGATATGCCACATTCACTTGCACCTCGCGCACTAACTGCCGCTCGCTGCGCACACCAAACAAATAACCAATAAACAGCATTTTAAATAACAACACCGGATCAACTGCAGGGCGGCCGTTGTTATCGCAATATAAATGGCGGACTTGGTCGCGGATAAATTCGAAGTTGATGTACTTGTCGATTTTGCGCAGTAGATGGTCAGCCGGAACGAGATCCTCAAGGATCACCATTTCCAGTGTGTGTTGGCGCGGCGCAGGTTCTTTGAGCATGGCAGTCATCACAAGAAAGTGTGCTGCCATTAAACGCAAACCCCCAGCTTTTGGCTAGGGGTTTGTCAGCGGTCTGAAATGCTGCGCCCTTTGGGCGCAGCATTTATGGACTAGCGGGAAAACACCACCGTTTTAGTACCGTTTAATAACACCCGGTGTTCTGCATGCCAACGCACTGCACGATTCAACACTACCGCTTCAATATCGCGACCAATCTCTGCCATTTCATCCGGTGAATTGACGTGGGAAACACGCTCAACGGATTGTTCAATAATCGGACCTTCATCGAGATCAGCGGTGACAAAATGCGCTGTGGCACCAATTAGTTTCACCCCGCGATCAAACGCCTGGTGATAGGGTTTCGCGCCTTTAAAGCCCGGCAGAAATGAGTGATGGATATTGATCGCACGTCCATTTAATTTTTTACACAAATCGTCGGACAAAATTTGCATATAGCGCGCGAGCACCAAAAAATCTGCCTGCAGATCTTGCATTAATTGCCATAACTGCCCTTCTTGTTGTGGCTTGGTGTTAGCGGTAATCGGCAAATAATGGAATGGCAATTGGTACCACTCAGCAAGATCGCGCATCACATTATGGTTGGAAACCACACCCACAATATCAATGGGCAAAGAGCCATTTTTCCAGCTGTTTAGCAGCGCATTCAAACAGTGGCCCCATTGCGAAACGGCAATCAGAACACGCGGTTTACTACCGCTATCGAAAATATTCCAATCCATTTGGTACTGCTCACCCAGGGGTTTAAACAACGAGCGAATCTGCCCAATGTTATAACCGGTGGGGCACTCAAATACGGTGCGCATAAAAAAGCGGTTACTGGTTACATCCTCAAACTGGGAGGACTCTTTGATGTTAAAACCCAGAGTAGCAAACAAGGTAGCGACGGCGGCCACCAACCCCTTTGAGTCCTGACAACTGAAGGTTAATACGATTTCCTTAACAGCAGACATGTGATTTTCTCTTTATCAAATTCAATTTAAAAATAGGTTTATCAATAGTGATAACGGCATTGCACCACAAAGATAGTTTCATTCTCAACGCGATAAACCAGTCGATACTCGCGATCAATCCGCCGCGACCAATAACCCGACCAATGATGCTTCAGCGGTTCCGGGTCGCCTATTCCAGCAAACGGCTGGCGCTGGATCTCTTTAACAAGGGTATTAATGCGCTTAAGAGTTTTCATATCGGCTTTTTGCCAGTAGAGGTAATCCTCCCAGGCATGATCCGCCCACGCCAGAATCATTCCTCGATTAACCCCCGCGGCGTAGCCTTCCCAGCGGCCACCTGGTTAATCGAATCATTCAAGCGCACAGCATTTTTAGGGCTAGCCATCAAATAGGCAGTTTCCTCATAGGCCTGAAAATCTTCCAGGCTAATCACCACCGCCGGCTTACCGTTCTGACGGGTAATTAGTACCGGCTTATGATCATCGTTCACCTTATCCAGCACACTGGCTAGATCATTGCGAAAGGCGGTATAGCTCATGGTATCCATAGGTCATTCCCCAAAGGATCGTAAACGCACCATGCTACTTGTACTTATTTCTGTACGCAAGCAGTAGCTATCGCCCATACTAGGTCTCCATTAAGCTACTCAGTAACCGAGAACGGGCAGCATTTGGAATGCAAACCCATCTCTTGCCATAGATCGACATAGGTAAAGAAAATGGATGAGAAAGAATGGCTCAGCTACCACAAAGAAAAAACAAAGGATGATCGGGATTTCTTTTCAAATAAAGGGAAAACCGAAAGAGAACGCTGGGCAGTCCCCGCATTTCTAAAAAATTTATCTGTTGTCTTTAACGAGAGTGAGTTAATTTCACCGGGACAAACTAGCAAAACTGATGTTATTTTTAGATCTGCACGTTTTCAAGTCAAAGAAATGTGCAATCCTGGCACCCGCCTAACGGCTTACACCAGAAAAATTTTTAAAGATGCAGAACAAGCAAGCACTATCGCGGGTTTGAAATTTCCAACTATCGATGAAGACATCCCGCCTGTAGCAAAAATTTACGATTTAGTGGTTGATGAAGCAAAGAAAAAATCACAAAGCAAGCAATATATTTATATTAAAATGAAATTGACTTAATTTTTTACGTCACAAGAACACGGGCGCCACTAATTAAACCCGACGAAATTCTACAGAAAGACTTTTCCGATTTAGGATGGAGATCAGTGTGCTGTCTGAGTGGGAATCAGGCGATTGTACTTTTCCACACACCAGAATCGCCTATTTGTCTAAACAAGTAACTATTCAACCTACTAGACAGCTTGCCATGGAAAAATACTCTACCTTAAAAAACTAACTAATCTATTGCTGTCGTTAAAAAATCAATCCGGCATTTCCACCTTCATCAATTCCTCTAGGTTTAATTCAAACAAATCCACAAAGCGGGACTCACC is a window encoding:
- a CDS encoding MFS transporter, with protein sequence MSASELSVTQHNALPLPGFAEQLSTRLAFLITGLAMSAWAPLVPFAQERLGVNEATLGALLLCLGGGSLIAMPLTGPLVNKFGCKKFITLSLLLMCFSLVFLGIVASVPGLALTLLIFGLSLGATDVAMNMQAVIVEKASGRSMMSSFHGFYSLGGIFGAVIISGLLWLSLSPFHALLILTVILLVMLAYAAPKLLTYGSTGNKTGSEKRDPFFVFPRGKVLLLGVLCFIVFLAEGSVLDWSAVFLTKVREVNPVHAGLGFACFSVAMTIARLTGDRIVQALGGKRILLWGGSCAALGFAIVVFAPYTLTAYLGFTLIGLGASNIVPVLFTAAGNQKSMPMSLAISAVVSLGYAGLLAGPALIGFIAELTSLSIALCIVALGLIALAACANKVTRTE
- a CDS encoding IS1182 family transposase, with the protein product MLKEPAPRQHTLEMVILEDLVPADHLLRKIDKYINFEFIRDQVRHLYCDNNGRPAVDPVLLFKMLFIGYLFGVRSERQLVREVQVNVAYRWFLGLSLTDKIIDASTFSQQRRRRFLATDIEQQIFDEIVRQAIGHGLVGGDVLYTDSTHMKANANKKKFEIHTVTQTPTDYLTALEVAIDEDRIANGKAPLKEKAGDTEPKTRDIKVSTTDPDSGYLTREGKPQGFYYLDHRTVDGKYNIITDTHVTPSNVHDSKPYLARLDRQLTAFNIYPYTVGLDAGYKTAGICKGLEDRNIEGVIGYRRPNKAEGLFARRKFVFDADQNHYTCPAGQLISYNTTNRLGYREYRSDSEQCKRCPFLDQCTRSRNHTKVITRHVWQDSVERTDARRLTEQGKRIYQRRKETVERSFADAKQLHGHRYARYRGLRRVSGQCLLAAACQNMKKIALLLARFYNPLVVLGLVQALWILISRFIEKNERIGNQSPEMRLMHSAS
- the purU gene encoding formyltetrahydrofolate deformylase — its product is MSAVKEIVLTFSCQDSKGLVAAVATLFATLGFNIKESSQFEDVTSNRFFMRTVFECPTGYNIGQIRSLFKPLGEQYQMDWNIFDSGSKPRVLIAVSQWGHCLNALLNSWKNGSLPIDIVGVVSNHNVMRDLAEWYQLPFHYLPITANTKPQQEGQLWQLMQDLQADFLVLARYMQILSDDLCKKLNGRAINIHHSFLPGFKGAKPYHQAFDRGVKLIGATAHFVTADLDEGPIIEQSVERVSHVNSPDEMAEIGRDIEAVVLNRAVRWHAEHRVLLNGTKTVVFSR
- a CDS encoding Txe/YoeB family addiction module toxin — encoded protein: MILAWADHAWEDYLYWQKADMKTLKRINTLVKEIQRQPFAGIGDPEPLKHHWSGYWSRRIDREYRLVYRVENETIFVVQCRYHY
- a CDS encoding type II toxin-antitoxin system Phd/YefM family antitoxin yields the protein MDTMSYTAFRNDLASVLDKVNDDHKPVLITRQNGKPAVVISLEDFQAYEETAYLMASPKNAVRLNDSINQVAAGKATPRGLIEE
- a CDS encoding DUF1780 domain-containing protein; protein product: MDEKEWLSYHKEKTKDDRDFFSNKGKTERERWAVPAFLKNLSVVFNESELISPGQTSKTDVIFRSARFQVKEMCNPGTRLTAYTRKIFKDAEQASTIAGLKFPTIDEDIPPVAKIYDLVVDEAKKKSQSKQYIYIKMKLT